A single Streptomyces sp. Edi2 DNA region contains:
- a CDS encoding cytochrome ubiquinol oxidase subunit I — MHTTVTLLADAPAQLLPARQLMAFTLASHIILVPLGVALPLITLVMHHRGLRRNDPVALLLARRWSAVMAVQFAVGVVTGTVLSFEFGLLWPGLMGTWGGVFGIGFGVEAWAFFLEAVLIAIYLYGWRRLKPRTHFLLGLPLPAAALLGAFGILAANSWMNTPQGFTLDADGKPVDVHIWSAIFTPMFGPQYWHFVVAMLVTAGYVVAGVYAVGWLRGRRDRYHRLGFTVPFTLAAVFTPVQMLLGDSIARSVFHKQPVKFAATEIVWRTGTHVPEYIFGRLHPDGTVSGGIKIPQLDSVLAGFTPGTKVTGLTSVPASDRPTAAQATIAHGAFDLMVVLGSLLLLLALWYGWCRLRRHRLPRSPWFFRGAACAGVASVVAVECGWITAEVGRQPWIVYRHMRIGEAVTATRSTSLWIMLGLVMVVYVFIFGSLLAVLLKMRTGWRLADARPAAGERHEEPEADTPYGPRAPVPAGDPPSSGPTGPDPAEDGRP, encoded by the coding sequence ATGCACACCACGGTCACACTGCTGGCGGACGCTCCGGCCCAACTGCTCCCGGCCAGGCAGCTGATGGCGTTCACCCTGGCTTCCCACATCATCCTGGTGCCGCTCGGCGTGGCGCTGCCGCTGATCACCCTGGTGATGCACCACCGCGGCCTCCGCCGGAACGACCCCGTGGCACTGCTCCTCGCCCGGCGCTGGTCGGCGGTCATGGCGGTGCAGTTCGCGGTCGGTGTCGTCACCGGCACCGTGCTGTCCTTCGAGTTCGGGCTGCTGTGGCCCGGCCTGATGGGCACCTGGGGCGGCGTCTTCGGCATCGGGTTCGGCGTCGAGGCCTGGGCGTTCTTCCTCGAAGCGGTGCTCATCGCCATCTACCTCTACGGCTGGCGCAGGCTGAAACCCCGCACCCACTTCCTGCTCGGCCTGCCCCTCCCGGCTGCCGCGCTGCTCGGCGCGTTCGGAATCCTGGCGGCCAACTCGTGGATGAACACGCCCCAAGGCTTCACCCTCGATGCCGACGGCAAACCGGTGGACGTCCACATCTGGTCGGCGATCTTCACCCCCATGTTCGGCCCCCAGTACTGGCACTTCGTCGTGGCGATGCTGGTCACCGCTGGCTACGTCGTCGCAGGCGTCTACGCCGTCGGCTGGCTGCGCGGCCGCCGCGACCGCTATCACCGGCTCGGCTTCACCGTTCCCTTCACCCTTGCCGCGGTGTTCACCCCGGTGCAGATGCTGCTCGGCGACTCCATTGCCCGGTCGGTCTTCCACAAGCAGCCGGTGAAGTTCGCCGCGACGGAGATCGTCTGGCGGACCGGCACCCACGTGCCGGAGTACATTTTCGGCCGTCTGCACCCCGACGGCACCGTCTCCGGCGGCATCAAGATCCCCCAACTCGACTCCGTACTGGCCGGGTTCACACCCGGGACCAAGGTGACCGGACTGACCTCCGTCCCGGCGAGCGACCGGCCGACGGCGGCCCAGGCCACCATCGCCCACGGGGCCTTCGACCTCATGGTCGTGCTCGGCTCGCTGCTGCTCCTCCTCGCTCTCTGGTACGGCTGGTGCCGGCTGCGGCGCCACCGGCTCCCCCGGTCACCGTGGTTCTTCCGCGGTGCGGCCTGCGCGGGTGTCGCCTCCGTCGTCGCCGTCGAATGCGGCTGGATCACCGCCGAAGTGGGCCGCCAGCCCTGGATCGTCTACCGGCACATGCGGATCGGCGAGGCGGTGACGGCCACCCGGTCCACCAGTCTGTGGATCATGCTCGGCCTGGTGATGGTGGTGTATGTGTTCATCTTCGGCTCGCTGCTCGCCGTGCTGCTCAAGATGCGTACCGGCTGGCGGCTCGCCGACGCGCGACCCGCAGCGGGGGAGCGGCACGAGGAACCGGAAGCCGACACTCCCTACGGGCCGCGCGCGCCGGTGCCGGCCGGTGACCCACCGTCGTCCGGCCCAACGGGGCCCGACCCGGCCGAGGACGGCCGACCGTGA
- a CDS encoding non-oxidative hydroxyarylic acid decarboxylases subunit D, translating to MTDAAATCCPRCAHTVIEHLFTSPVPGVWDVLQCGRCLYCWRTAEPDRRTRRDAYPDSFKLTVDDIDNAPEVPAVPPLSRPGSRHRRQAPSPTDISKMPRKSPSGGGI from the coding sequence ATGACCGATGCTGCCGCCACCTGCTGCCCCCGCTGTGCGCACACCGTCATCGAGCACTTGTTCACCTCACCCGTCCCCGGCGTCTGGGACGTTCTGCAGTGCGGGCGGTGCCTGTACTGCTGGCGCACCGCCGAACCCGACCGCCGCACCCGGCGCGATGCCTACCCCGACAGCTTCAAGCTGACCGTCGACGACATCGACAACGCCCCGGAGGTACCTGCCGTTCCGCCCCTGAGCCGGCCCGGCAGCCGGCACCGTCGGCAGGCGCCGTCGCCCACGGACATCAGCAAGATGCCACGGAAATCACCTTCCGGTGGCGGGATTTGA
- a CDS encoding non-oxidative hydroxyarylic acid decarboxylases subunit C, which translates to MAYDDLRSFLATLDKEGQLLRITEEVRPEPDIAAAANAAPRLGDAAPALYFDRVQGFSNARIAMNVHGSWANHALALGLPKETGTKEQVAEFIRRWARFPVAPEWRSDPPWAANTMDGEAADIFQVLPLIRLNDGDGGFYLDKAAVVSKDPEDPGHSGKQNVGIYRIEVKGKRRLALQPVPMHDIAQHLRKAEEAGEDLPVALALGNDPVISLVASTPMKYDENEYELAGALRGAPAPLAKAPLTGLPVPWGSEVVIEGVIEGRRREIEGPFGEFTGHYSGGRRLPVLRIDKISYRTDPVFEHLYLGMPWTEIDYLIAANTCVPLYQQLKADFPEVQAVNAMYTHGLVVIVSTKKRYGGFAKAVGTRVLTTPHGLGYATTVIVVDEDVDPFNLPQVMWALSTKMNPAGDLVQVPRMPVLELAPQAQPPGIVDKLIIDATTPVPPDGRGTYGNQVRDLPETAAWLTKLQQLAAGAAAAARR; encoded by the coding sequence ATGGCATACGACGACCTCCGCAGCTTTCTGGCGACCCTCGACAAGGAGGGGCAGCTGCTGCGCATCACCGAAGAGGTGCGGCCCGAGCCCGATATCGCCGCGGCCGCCAACGCGGCCCCGCGTCTGGGCGACGCGGCGCCGGCACTGTACTTCGACCGTGTACAGGGCTTCAGCAATGCCCGTATCGCCATGAATGTGCACGGCTCCTGGGCCAATCACGCCCTCGCCCTGGGCCTGCCGAAGGAGACCGGCACCAAGGAGCAGGTGGCGGAGTTTATCCGCCGCTGGGCCAGGTTCCCCGTCGCGCCCGAGTGGCGCAGCGATCCGCCATGGGCCGCGAACACTATGGACGGCGAGGCGGCCGACATCTTCCAGGTGCTCCCGCTGATCCGCCTCAACGACGGCGACGGAGGCTTCTACCTCGACAAAGCCGCGGTGGTCTCCAAGGATCCCGAGGACCCCGGCCACAGCGGCAAACAGAACGTTGGCATCTACCGCATCGAGGTCAAGGGCAAGCGCAGGCTCGCGCTGCAGCCGGTGCCGATGCACGACATCGCGCAGCATCTCCGCAAGGCCGAGGAGGCCGGCGAGGACCTGCCGGTCGCCCTCGCCCTCGGCAACGACCCGGTCATCTCCCTCGTCGCCTCGACCCCGATGAAGTACGACGAGAACGAGTACGAGCTGGCCGGAGCCCTGCGCGGCGCCCCGGCACCACTCGCGAAGGCGCCGCTGACCGGCCTCCCGGTGCCGTGGGGGTCGGAAGTGGTCATCGAAGGTGTCATCGAGGGCCGGCGACGCGAAATCGAGGGCCCGTTCGGCGAGTTCACCGGCCACTACTCCGGCGGCCGCAGGCTGCCCGTCCTCCGCATCGACAAGATCTCCTACCGCACCGACCCCGTCTTCGAGCACCTTTACCTCGGCATGCCGTGGACCGAGATCGACTACCTGATCGCCGCCAACACCTGCGTGCCGCTGTATCAGCAGCTGAAGGCGGACTTCCCCGAGGTCCAGGCGGTCAACGCCATGTACACCCACGGTCTGGTCGTCATCGTCTCGACGAAGAAGCGCTACGGAGGCTTCGCCAAGGCGGTCGGTACGCGGGTGCTGACCACGCCGCACGGCCTCGGTTACGCCACCACCGTCATCGTCGTCGACGAGGATGTCGACCCCTTCAACCTGCCGCAGGTGATGTGGGCCCTGTCCACCAAGATGAATCCGGCGGGCGACCTCGTCCAGGTGCCTCGTATGCCCGTCCTCGAACTGGCCCCACAGGCGCAGCCGCCCGGCATCGTCGACAAGCTCATCATCGACGCCACCACCCCCGTCCCCCCTGACGGCCGCGGCACCTACGGCAACCAGGTCCGCGACTTGCCCGAGACGGCCGCCTGGCTCACCAAGCTCCAGCAGCTCGCCGCCGGCGCAGCCGCTGCCGCCCGCCGCTGA
- a CDS encoding non-oxidative hydroxyarylic acid decarboxylases subunit B, giving the protein MRLIVGMTGATGAVFGVRLLEALAGLPDVETHLVLSRWARATIELETSRSVAEVSALADVTHRPDDLGATISSGSFRTDGMVIAPCSMKTLAGIRAGCADGLLGRAADVVLKERRPLVLVPRETPLSEIHLENMLALARNGVQMVPPMPAFYHHPQSVDDLVGHLTARILDQFGLSVPDAKRWDGMRAARAVKPTA; this is encoded by the coding sequence GTGCGACTGATCGTGGGAATGACGGGAGCGACGGGTGCCGTGTTCGGCGTCCGGCTGCTGGAGGCACTGGCCGGGCTGCCGGACGTCGAGACCCATCTCGTCCTCTCCCGCTGGGCGCGGGCCACGATCGAGCTGGAGACCAGTCGCTCCGTCGCCGAGGTGAGCGCACTCGCCGATGTCACCCACCGGCCCGACGACCTGGGAGCGACGATCTCGTCGGGCTCCTTCAGGACGGACGGCATGGTGATTGCGCCCTGCTCGATGAAGACCCTGGCGGGTATCCGGGCCGGCTGTGCCGACGGACTGCTAGGGCGGGCGGCGGACGTGGTGCTCAAGGAGCGCCGCCCGCTCGTGCTCGTCCCGCGCGAGACACCGCTGAGCGAGATCCATCTGGAGAACATGCTCGCTCTCGCGCGCAACGGCGTGCAGATGGTGCCGCCCATGCCCGCCTTTTACCACCACCCGCAGTCGGTGGACGACCTCGTCGGCCACCTCACGGCCCGGATCCTGGACCAGTTCGGCCTGTCCGTGCCCGATGCCAAGCGGTGGGACGGCATGCGCGCCGCCCGAGCGGTCAAGCCCACCGCCTGA
- a CDS encoding helix-turn-helix transcriptional regulator: MDKNGPADITEVPFRASAGAPPGAEVFGFGDLLARARGHDIDPYATKRLAFHELIAVRTGTLRCSVDFTEHELTPGSWLWVRPGQISQYRSDLTLAEGSIVLFLPGFLSPATAEAARVDQYDETLPLVPQGAEGDAVRRVLELLESEYRQLADLPLEVHIEVVRHLLAVLVLRLAQVRGARSGDEAGDAAFRSFQRAVERDFARTHRVDDYAKQLGYSVRTLTRATHAAAGCGAKRYIDDRVLLEAKRLLVHTGLTSTAIGDRLGFPDATVFTKFFRQRAGETPATFRNRARGNRP; encoded by the coding sequence ATGGACAAAAACGGACCCGCTGACATCACCGAGGTCCCCTTCCGGGCCTCCGCGGGAGCCCCGCCCGGCGCGGAGGTCTTCGGCTTCGGCGATCTGCTCGCCCGCGCACGGGGGCATGACATCGACCCGTACGCCACCAAGCGCCTGGCCTTCCACGAGCTGATCGCCGTGCGCACCGGCACCCTGCGCTGCTCCGTCGACTTCACCGAGCACGAGCTCACCCCGGGCAGCTGGCTGTGGGTGCGCCCCGGCCAGATCAGTCAGTACCGCTCCGACCTGACCCTGGCCGAGGGCAGCATCGTCCTCTTCCTGCCGGGCTTCCTGAGCCCCGCCACCGCGGAGGCCGCCCGCGTCGACCAGTACGACGAAACGCTGCCACTGGTCCCTCAGGGCGCGGAGGGGGATGCCGTACGCCGGGTCCTGGAGCTGCTGGAGAGCGAGTACCGGCAGCTCGCCGACCTGCCCCTGGAGGTACATATCGAGGTGGTGCGCCATCTGCTCGCCGTCCTCGTCCTGCGGCTGGCCCAGGTGCGCGGCGCGCGGAGCGGCGATGAGGCGGGCGATGCCGCCTTCCGGAGTTTTCAGCGGGCCGTGGAACGTGACTTCGCCCGCACCCACCGGGTGGACGACTATGCCAAGCAGCTCGGCTACAGCGTCCGCACGCTCACCCGCGCCACCCACGCCGCCGCCGGGTGCGGCGCCAAACGCTATATCGACGACCGGGTGCTCCTGGAGGCCAAGCGCCTGCTGGTGCACACCGGCCTCACCTCCACCGCCATCGGCGACCGGCTCGGCTTCCCGGACGCCACGGTATTCACCAAGTTCTTCCGCCAACGGGCCGGCGAGACCCCGGCAACCTTCCGCAACCGAGCACGGGGGAACCGGCCATGA
- a CDS encoding LuxR C-terminal-related transcriptional regulator, whose translation MELTGSVPALTAAYEVIRQPLGEILPRLSAVLTELVPHRAAAELSTHCAHSPFKTYGDAELSGRLSTAHLAPLLASGIPGRPWQGTLALAGSEWRVLAVTSHATIRGAVLLLVRDAGAAPVDAPAAALVQALWDVVTSHFDRLAAEALPGALARSRTAAGTRARVIAELGEAYAAALTGVLGVLRSRTLDDAAARATATDLAVSALVELRAEAERDQEIAEEPAGQAFARLADSLRPLVRYGPVRLELGAPDSARTVAADVAHTARVIVRTLLLKVLEQEAVSRVHVGWQITDDALRATVRDDGPGALTHGSLADGGLTGRLEVLNGRLDVDAVPGWGTTVSATIPLRVSQDPASDPLTTLGERELQVLARLALGHRNRAIAQELHISESTVKFHVAKILTKLGVESRGEAAALFHAVA comes from the coding sequence ATGGAGTTGACCGGATCCGTGCCCGCCCTGACCGCCGCCTACGAGGTGATCCGCCAGCCCCTGGGCGAGATCCTGCCCCGGCTGTCCGCCGTCCTGACCGAGCTGGTGCCGCACCGGGCGGCCGCGGAACTCTCCACGCACTGTGCACACTCCCCGTTCAAGACGTATGGCGACGCCGAGCTCAGCGGCAGGCTGTCCACCGCTCACTTGGCGCCGCTGCTCGCCTCCGGCATCCCGGGCCGCCCGTGGCAAGGCACCCTCGCCCTCGCCGGTTCCGAGTGGCGCGTCCTCGCCGTGACGAGCCATGCGACGATCCGGGGCGCCGTCCTGCTGCTGGTGCGGGACGCCGGTGCCGCCCCTGTCGACGCCCCCGCAGCCGCCCTTGTGCAGGCGTTGTGGGACGTGGTCACCAGCCACTTCGACCGGTTGGCGGCCGAGGCTCTGCCCGGTGCACTGGCCCGCTCACGGACCGCCGCCGGGACCCGGGCGCGGGTGATCGCGGAGCTGGGCGAGGCCTACGCGGCCGCGCTCACCGGAGTGCTGGGCGTCCTGCGCAGTCGCACCCTCGACGATGCGGCGGCCCGTGCCACCGCCACGGATCTCGCGGTCTCGGCCCTGGTCGAGCTGCGTGCGGAGGCGGAACGGGACCAGGAGATCGCCGAGGAACCGGCCGGCCAGGCCTTCGCCCGGCTCGCCGACTCCCTGCGGCCGCTGGTGCGATACGGTCCCGTGCGGCTGGAGTTGGGCGCGCCCGACTCCGCGCGGACGGTGGCCGCCGACGTGGCACACACCGCGAGGGTCATCGTCCGGACGCTGCTGCTGAAGGTTCTGGAGCAGGAGGCGGTGAGCCGGGTCCACGTCGGCTGGCAGATCACCGACGACGCACTGCGCGCGACGGTACGCGACGACGGGCCCGGCGCCCTCACCCACGGCAGCCTGGCCGACGGCGGGCTCACCGGGCGACTCGAGGTGCTGAACGGGCGGCTGGACGTCGACGCCGTACCCGGGTGGGGGACCACGGTGTCGGCGACGATCCCGCTGCGAGTGTCCCAGGACCCGGCCTCCGACCCGCTCACCACGCTGGGCGAACGGGAACTCCAGGTGCTGGCGCGGCTGGCGCTCGGGCACCGCAACCGGGCGATCGCGCAGGAGCTGCACATCAGCGAGTCGACGGTGAAGTTCCACGTCGCGAAGATCCTCACCAAACTGGGCGTCGAGTCACGGGGCGAGGCGGCGGCGCTGTTCCATGCCGTGGCTTAG